In a genomic window of Roseiflexus castenholzii DSM 13941:
- the gltB gene encoding glutamate synthase large subunit, whose amino-acid sequence MDQLKQPEMRGLYDPRFEHDACGIGFVARLSGEPSHTILAYALTAVGRMAHRGGVAADGKSGDGAGVLTQIPRAFFARELAIRGVRYPVEDLAVGMFFLPQHEGHRSTARGIVEQILAQYGMALLAWRPVPVNLDALGDSARESCPVIEQALIARPPHNHTAPNAYERALYLARRTIEAEARAHRLEGFSIPSLSSRTLVYKGLLVAPALPEFYDDLHDPLYETAIALYHQRYSTNTFPTWERAQPFRMLSHNGEINTLRGNITWMQAREAEWRRAAAAAQQSRLIEASIDGDPLAMALSAAMIGPVVDTSGSDSAMLDNVLELLVMGGRDIRHSLTMLVPEAWERVHDMEPPRRAFYQYHAGMMEPWDGPAALAFCDGQVVGLALDRNGLRPARYLLTDDGLVVCGSEVGAVSIDESRVIRKGKVGPGQMIAADLRAGRFEENDDIRSALAARQPYAEWLKRHMRVLAPAGAPRVSEPDEPESRSARESKSALLGELQRAFGYTAEELAVVLKPMLRDGLEPVGSMGDDTPTAVLADRPRPLYNYFKQRFAEVTNPPIDPIREELVMSLSFSLGRRGNLLLETPEHAHLLRLSSPVLNNEHLAMLRNISDPAFATATLDATFVADDGVHGMIAALDRLCRAAEEAIAADKVILIISDRGVDAYRAPIPALLALGAVHQHLIRTGLRTSVSLVVESGEPREVHHLACLVGMGAEAVNPYLALATVRALAVERDEVRGKAAETPDRRAAGELADEAEQNYIHALEKGLLKVMSKMGISTVDSYCGAQIFEAVGLADEVIERCFAGVSSHLGGHSFRKLAADVLEHHEAAFSNRLPALAGRSSLPHPGYYKFKKDGEYHTFSPAVVHALQRAANGGSYADYLAYSKLVHNRPPVELRDLLDIVPLQPIPVDEVEPIEAIVRRFSTAAMSHGSTSIEAHETLAIAMNRLGGMSNCGEGGEDPERYRDERNSTIKQVASGRFGVTPAYLASALELQIKMAQGSKPGEGGQIPGIKVSEEIARIRHTTPGVTLISPPPHHDIYSIEDLAQLIYDLKQANPRAAVSVKLVAEAGVGTIAAGVAKGGADVIHISGHSGGTGASPLSSIKNAGINWEIGLAETQQTLVLNGLRGRVRLRVDGGFKTGRDVVLAALLGADEFSFGTAALVAEGCVMARTCHTNNCPVGVATQRSDLRAKFPGKPEDVVNFFRHVAQEVREILASLGARSLDDIIGRTDLLRQVPRGHPGADALNLAPLLARFDRPGDPIRNVQPWNGLINVGALNRRLLDDASRALDYQLHVELHYPITNVDRTVGATLSGEIGRRFGEAGLPEGMITVSFRGSAGQSFAAFLAPGVRMVIDGECNDYVGKGMAGGEIVVRPLPQARYPWHESTIIGNTCLYGATGGTLFAAGRAGERFAVRNSGAVAVVEGVGDHGCEYMTGGVVLVIGPTGRNFAAGMSGGIAYVYDEHGTFPSRCNTEMVTLNMLDPADEDNVRALLVRHVELTGSPHAASLLERWEVARGAFWRIQPRGLETVRMPKALLRVRERTLGVHR is encoded by the coding sequence ATGGATCAACTGAAGCAACCAGAGATGCGCGGACTGTACGACCCGCGTTTTGAACACGATGCATGTGGTATTGGGTTCGTTGCCCGCCTGAGCGGTGAACCGAGTCACACGATACTGGCGTATGCGCTGACCGCTGTCGGACGGATGGCGCACCGCGGCGGAGTGGCGGCTGATGGAAAGAGCGGCGATGGCGCCGGTGTGCTGACGCAGATTCCGCGCGCCTTCTTTGCTCGTGAACTGGCAATACGCGGTGTTCGTTACCCGGTCGAGGATCTTGCGGTTGGCATGTTTTTCTTGCCGCAGCACGAAGGGCATCGGAGTACAGCGCGCGGTATCGTGGAGCAGATTCTTGCCCAGTATGGCATGGCGCTGCTGGCGTGGCGTCCGGTTCCTGTCAACCTCGATGCGCTCGGCGACAGCGCGCGCGAGTCGTGCCCGGTGATCGAGCAAGCCCTGATTGCCCGCCCGCCACATAACCATACCGCGCCGAATGCCTATGAGCGCGCGCTCTACCTGGCGCGCCGCACGATTGAAGCCGAGGCGCGCGCGCATCGCCTGGAAGGGTTCTCCATTCCTTCGCTCTCAAGCCGGACGCTGGTCTACAAAGGGTTGCTGGTTGCGCCAGCATTGCCTGAGTTCTACGACGATTTGCACGATCCGCTGTATGAAACGGCGATTGCGCTCTATCATCAGCGCTATTCGACCAATACTTTCCCAACGTGGGAACGCGCCCAACCGTTCCGCATGCTGTCGCACAATGGCGAGATCAATACCTTGCGCGGCAACATTACCTGGATGCAGGCGCGCGAAGCGGAATGGCGCCGCGCTGCCGCTGCTGCACAGCAATCCAGGTTGATCGAAGCGTCGATTGATGGCGATCCGCTGGCAATGGCGCTCAGCGCTGCCATGATCGGTCCGGTTGTCGATACGAGCGGCAGCGACTCGGCAATGCTCGATAATGTGCTCGAATTGCTGGTGATGGGCGGGCGCGACATTCGCCATAGCCTGACGATGCTTGTTCCCGAAGCCTGGGAACGGGTACACGATATGGAACCGCCTCGACGCGCGTTCTATCAGTATCATGCCGGTATGATGGAACCATGGGACGGTCCGGCGGCGCTGGCGTTCTGCGACGGTCAGGTGGTCGGGTTGGCGCTCGACCGCAATGGGTTGCGCCCGGCGCGCTACCTGCTCACCGATGATGGTCTGGTGGTCTGTGGCTCGGAAGTCGGCGCAGTCTCTATCGATGAGTCGCGTGTCATCCGTAAAGGCAAGGTTGGTCCTGGTCAGATGATTGCCGCCGATCTGCGCGCGGGGCGCTTCGAGGAAAATGACGACATCCGCAGCGCGCTTGCAGCCCGGCAACCGTATGCCGAGTGGCTCAAGCGCCATATGCGCGTGCTGGCGCCGGCCGGTGCGCCGCGTGTCAGCGAACCGGACGAGCCGGAGAGCCGCTCTGCGCGCGAGAGTAAATCGGCGCTGCTCGGTGAGTTGCAGCGCGCTTTTGGCTACACCGCCGAGGAACTGGCGGTCGTGCTCAAGCCGATGTTGCGCGATGGGTTGGAGCCGGTCGGCTCTATGGGTGATGATACGCCAACCGCAGTGCTCGCCGATCGCCCGCGCCCGCTGTACAATTATTTCAAGCAGCGCTTTGCCGAAGTGACGAACCCGCCGATCGACCCGATCCGCGAGGAACTGGTGATGTCCCTCTCGTTCAGTCTTGGTCGGCGCGGGAACCTGTTGCTCGAGACGCCAGAACACGCGCACCTGCTGCGCCTTTCCAGCCCGGTGCTGAATAATGAGCACCTGGCGATGCTGCGCAATATCAGCGATCCGGCGTTCGCCACAGCAACGCTGGACGCGACGTTTGTGGCGGACGATGGCGTCCATGGGATGATTGCAGCGCTCGACCGTCTTTGTCGCGCGGCGGAAGAAGCAATTGCCGCCGATAAGGTCATTCTGATCATCAGTGATCGCGGCGTTGATGCGTATCGCGCGCCGATCCCGGCGCTTCTGGCGCTTGGTGCGGTGCATCAGCATCTCATCCGCACCGGTCTGCGCACGTCGGTGAGCCTGGTCGTCGAAAGCGGCGAACCGCGTGAGGTCCATCATCTGGCGTGTCTGGTCGGCATGGGCGCCGAGGCGGTCAATCCCTATCTGGCGCTCGCAACCGTGCGCGCGCTCGCCGTCGAACGCGATGAGGTGCGCGGCAAAGCCGCCGAAACGCCCGATCGCCGCGCCGCTGGCGAGCTGGCCGATGAAGCCGAGCAGAACTATATCCATGCTCTCGAAAAAGGGCTGCTCAAGGTGATGTCCAAGATGGGCATCTCGACCGTCGATAGTTACTGTGGCGCGCAGATATTTGAGGCGGTCGGTCTGGCAGATGAGGTGATCGAACGCTGTTTTGCGGGCGTGTCGTCCCATCTGGGCGGGCATAGCTTCCGTAAACTGGCTGCCGATGTGCTCGAACATCACGAGGCGGCGTTCTCCAATCGCCTGCCGGCGCTCGCCGGTCGCTCGTCGCTGCCACATCCGGGGTATTACAAGTTCAAAAAGGATGGTGAATATCACACCTTCTCGCCAGCCGTCGTCCATGCGCTGCAACGCGCTGCCAACGGCGGCAGTTATGCCGATTACCTGGCGTACAGCAAACTGGTGCATAACCGTCCGCCGGTCGAACTGCGCGATCTGCTCGACATTGTGCCGCTGCAACCGATCCCTGTCGATGAGGTGGAGCCGATCGAGGCAATTGTGCGTCGCTTCTCGACGGCTGCTATGTCGCATGGGTCGACGAGCATCGAAGCGCACGAAACACTGGCGATTGCGATGAACCGTCTTGGCGGCATGAGCAACTGTGGCGAAGGCGGCGAGGACCCGGAGCGCTACCGTGACGAACGTAACAGCACGATCAAACAGGTTGCGTCCGGTCGCTTCGGCGTGACCCCGGCGTACCTGGCGTCGGCGCTGGAATTGCAGATCAAGATGGCGCAGGGGTCCAAGCCGGGTGAAGGCGGTCAGATTCCGGGCATCAAGGTCTCGGAAGAGATTGCGCGTATCCGGCATACGACGCCGGGCGTGACGCTGATCTCGCCGCCGCCGCACCACGATATCTATAGCATCGAGGACCTGGCGCAACTGATCTATGACCTGAAGCAGGCGAATCCGCGCGCGGCAGTGTCGGTCAAACTGGTTGCCGAAGCGGGCGTGGGCACGATTGCCGCTGGCGTCGCCAAAGGCGGTGCGGATGTTATTCACATTTCCGGGCATTCGGGCGGCACCGGTGCGTCACCGCTGTCGTCGATCAAGAACGCCGGGATCAACTGGGAAATCGGGCTTGCCGAGACGCAACAGACCCTGGTGCTCAACGGGCTGCGCGGGCGGGTGCGGCTGCGCGTTGATGGCGGGTTCAAAACCGGGCGCGACGTCGTGTTGGCGGCATTGCTCGGCGCTGACGAGTTTTCGTTTGGCACGGCGGCGCTTGTTGCCGAAGGATGCGTCATGGCGCGCACATGTCACACGAACAACTGCCCGGTCGGTGTCGCCACACAGCGTTCTGATCTGCGCGCGAAGTTTCCCGGCAAGCCGGAGGATGTCGTCAATTTCTTCCGTCACGTGGCGCAGGAAGTGCGTGAAATCCTTGCATCGCTCGGCGCGCGTTCGCTCGACGATATTATCGGGCGCACCGACCTGCTGCGTCAGGTTCCACGTGGTCATCCCGGCGCGGATGCGCTCAATCTGGCGCCGCTGCTGGCGCGTTTTGACCGTCCTGGCGATCCGATCCGAAATGTGCAACCGTGGAACGGGCTGATCAATGTCGGTGCACTGAACCGGCGGTTGCTCGATGATGCGTCACGCGCGCTCGATTATCAGTTGCACGTGGAACTGCACTACCCGATCACCAATGTGGATCGCACGGTTGGCGCAACGCTTTCGGGCGAAATCGGGCGACGGTTCGGTGAGGCGGGTCTGCCGGAGGGGATGATTACGGTCAGTTTTCGCGGCAGCGCCGGGCAGAGTTTTGCCGCCTTCCTCGCGCCTGGCGTCCGCATGGTGATCGATGGCGAGTGCAACGACTACGTCGGCAAGGGGATGGCGGGCGGCGAGATCGTTGTGCGCCCGCTGCCACAGGCGCGCTACCCGTGGCACGAAAGCACAATCATCGGCAACACCTGTCTCTACGGCGCTACCGGAGGTACGCTCTTCGCCGCCGGTCGTGCCGGTGAACGTTTCGCCGTGCGCAACTCAGGCGCAGTGGCAGTCGTCGAGGGGGTCGGCGATCACGGGTGTGAGTATATGACCGGCGGCGTTGTGCTGGTCATTGGTCCCACCGGGCGCAACTTCGCAGCCGGCATGAGCGGCGGCATCGCCTACGTCTACGATGAGCATGGGACGTTTCCGTCGCGTTGTAACACTGAAATGGTGACGCTCAACATGCTCGACCCGGCGGACGAAGACAATGTGCGCGCGCTGCTGGTGCGCCACGTCGAACTGACCGGCAGCCCGCATGCGGCGTCGCTGCTGGAACGCTGGGAAGTGGCTCGCGGCGCCTTCTGGCGCATTCAACCGCGCGGTTTGGAGACGGTGCGGATGCCGAAGGCGCTCCTCCGTGTGCGCGAACGCACCCTCGGTGTGCATCGGTAG
- a CDS encoding TolB-like translocation protein, with translation MITPPQAPGHAWGLTWSPDSRALHFLLRPGDLYDDPASSLGVWRLDVVSDAVEQVTASAPAEAILRTDGQWLVMQHMEENRATVVNLATGATESVDLPTQAIVVG, from the coding sequence GTGATCACGCCGCCGCAGGCGCCAGGCCACGCCTGGGGGTTGACCTGGTCGCCCGACAGTCGTGCGTTGCACTTTCTCCTCCGCCCCGGCGATCTCTACGATGACCCAGCGTCTTCGCTCGGCGTGTGGCGCCTGGATGTCGTCTCGGACGCCGTGGAGCAGGTGACAGCATCCGCCCCGGCTGAAGCCATCCTTCGCACCGACGGGCAATGGCTGGTGATGCAGCACATGGAAGAAAACCGTGCAACCGTGGTCAACCTCGCCACCGGGGCGACAGAGAGTGTCGATCTACCGACGCAGGCGATTGTTGTGGGGTAG